In the genome of Planctomyces sp. SH-PL62, the window GCGGGGGATCACCATCAAGGCCCGGGCCGTGGCGATCAACTACGTCCTGGACGGGCAGCCGTACGAGCTGAACCTGATCGACACGCCGGGGCACGTCGACTTCCACTACGAGGTCTCTCGGAGCCTGGCCGCGTGCGAGGGGGCGATCCTCCTCGTCGACGCCACCCAGGGGGTCCAGGCGCAGACCGTCGCCAACGCCTACCTCGCGGTGGGGGGCGATTTGACGATCGTTCCGGCGCTCAACAAGATCGACATGCAGGCGGCCCGGCCGGACGAGATCAAGGAGGAGATCATGACCACGCTGGGGATCGACCCCAGCGAGGTCCTCGCGGTCAGCGGCAAGACCGGGATGGGCGTCCCCGACCTGTTCCGCGCCATCATCGAGCGCGTCCCGCCCCCGGCCGGCGACCCCGCCAAGCCGCTCCGAGCGCTGATCTTCGACTCGAAGTTCGACGATTACCAGGGCGTCGTGGTCTACGTCCGGGTGGTCGACGGCGTGCTCAAGGTGGGGCAGAAGATCCGCCTGATGGCCGGCGGGACCGACTTCGAGGTGACCAACCTGGGCCGGTTCCGCCCTCGCGAGGTCGCCTGCGACGAGCTGGGCGTCGGCCAGGTCGGCTACGTGGTCGCCAACATCAAGAAGCTCTCGGACGTCCGGATCGGCGACACGATCACCCAGGTCCCGAACCCGGCGACCGAGATCCTGCCGGGCTACGAGGAGCCGGTCCAGGTCGTCTTCTGCGGCCTCTTCCCGGCCTCGCACAACCAGTTCGACGACCTCCGCACGGCCCTCCAGAAGCTCGCCCTGAACGATTGCAGCTTCACGTTCGAGCCCGAGACCTCCGACGCGCTGGGGTTCGGCTTCCGCTGCGGGTTCCTGGGCATGCTCCACATGGAGATCGTCCAGCAGCGGCTGGAGCGGGAGAGCAACC includes:
- the lepA gene encoding translation elongation factor 4, which encodes MAFDPKYIRNFSIVAHIDHGKSTLADQILLQSGAITIREFREQLLDDMDLERERGITIKARAVAINYVLDGQPYELNLIDTPGHVDFHYEVSRSLAACEGAILLVDATQGVQAQTVANAYLAVGGDLTIVPALNKIDMQAARPDEIKEEIMTTLGIDPSEVLAVSGKTGMGVPDLFRAIIERVPPPAGDPAKPLRALIFDSKFDDYQGVVVYVRVVDGVLKVGQKIRLMAGGTDFEVTNLGRFRPREVACDELGVGQVGYVVANIKKLSDVRIGDTITQVPNPATEILPGYEEPVQVVFCGLFPASHNQFDDLRTALQKLALNDCSFTFEPETSDALGFGFRCGFLGMLHMEIVQQRLERESNLALVQTAPNVTYEILTKKGETLHISNPTRIPDPGDIEEFREPIAKINFILPTENIGAIMQLCEDRRGTYIKTEYLSSTRAILTYELPLAEMIYDLYDKLKSATRGYGTMDYELLGYRADDLCRLDILVAGVKVDALSIVVHRDHADRRGRKLVKKLRAEIDRHQFEVAIQAAIGSRVIARETISALRKNVTAKCYGGDISRKRKLLEKQKEGKKRMKQVGNVEISQDAFLSVLDDSDD